The sequence CTGAATTAATACATCCAGCTTGGCATGACGGCTGACTTTTTGCGTCCTACGCACATCCCCTTGGGTTGCTTCCAAAAGAGTTGTAATGCCGCTATGGCGGATGCGGTGGGGTGACATTAACTTTTTTACACCAGCTGCATCAAAATAATTGACAACAATTTTGCGGATGCCGTCCCCAGTAAGACGATGCCCTTTGCTACGGTTATCCAGGGCGATAAATAAGGGTGATGAAGCGGTGATATTACCCCGGACTTGCAACCAATCACAGATGGCATTCACCGTTGCCATTGATAATTTTACCCATTCATCATTCGTGCCTTTTCCTTTCCCCAAAATCCGTAATCTGCACTCATAGGGGTCAAAGTCTTTCACGTCTAGTTTGCTGACCTCATCGCGACGCAATAAATTTTCCCACAACAGCCGCAACAGCGCATAATCTCTTTGACCATGAACAGTTGAGCGCTCAATTAGCCCAATTGCACTGTTGATGGTTTGGGCATCCACCCCAGAGGTATCTCGATACGCTTTTACCTTTTCCAACTCTACATCTTCGAGCGTGTAGCTGCACACACCTAGCTGGCGAGCAAACTTCACCAACGATTTAATGCTGCTCAAGCGACGATTGACCGTTGCTTCCTTCAACCCCTGTGCTAGTAGCTTGGCCTTATATTTCAACACCACCGCCACCGCCCGTTTCTCACTCAGGTGCAAAAACTCCAACACGCTGTCAGAATTCGGCTCAACACCAGTCATCGCCACAAAAAACTTCCGCAAATCTTTCTGGTATTCGTGTCGGGTGCTGGGGGCGCGAATATTAGCAAGCATCAAAGCAATGACATCCCGTTCGTCAGGAGTTGCCGCAAAATACTGCTCAATTGGGGCATTAAGAGATTTTTCTAATGACTCTACCGCCCTTTCAATAGGAGTTTCATCGCTGGTTTTTGGGGATGCCCGTCTGGGGGAATCGGGAGTATCAGACATAGCAATGAGCGCGAAAATGGTTCTTTTCGATATCAAACCTATTCTCTCCTGATTTGCCCTGCCTAACTCACTTTGCTGCGATAAATCTGCCATTAGACGTTCACCATCACAATGTGGCTAAATATACTGCTGTGGTATTGGTGCTATTTGCTTGTTACCCAACGCTTGACTATTTCCCGTCCTGAAAGAATTTGGAAATAAATGATTATCGTGTAGGAGATGGGAGACGAGCGACGCTCGTCTCCCTCCTCCCGGTTTGATTATCATTATTACTCGGCTATAACCCCAGAAGTGAGATCGCTTGTGGATGACGCGTAGACGCTTCTTCGGCTGGCCTTTGGCATCGCCTGCTCAAAAATTCTATAGGAACAAATGTTTTAGCCCAGTTTAATTTTCTTAAATCTTTCAAAGATTGGCGGACTTCTTGAGTGGCGATCGCCACTAACCGATGTGCTTCGTTGAGAAACTGTTATGCTTGATTGGGATCGGGTTGCCACAGTTTCATCGCCGTTTGGAGTTGAATGTTAAGTGCAGTCAGGGAAGACCCCAAGG is a genomic window of Fortiea contorta PCC 7126 containing:
- a CDS encoding tyrosine-type recombinase/integrase, which translates into the protein MSDTPDSPRRASPKTSDETPIERAVESLEKSLNAPIEQYFAATPDERDVIALMLANIRAPSTRHEYQKDLRKFFVAMTGVEPNSDSVLEFLHLSEKRAVAVVLKYKAKLLAQGLKEATVNRRLSSIKSLVKFARQLGVCSYTLEDVELEKVKAYRDTSGVDAQTINSAIGLIERSTVHGQRDYALLRLLWENLLRRDEVSKLDVKDFDPYECRLRILGKGKGTNDEWVKLSMATVNAICDWLQVRGNITASSPLFIALDNRSKGHRLTGDGIRKIVVNYFDAAGVKKLMSPHRIRHSGITTLLEATQGDVRRTQKVSRHAKLDVLIQYDDNRKKGQSEMTNLLADMID